Proteins encoded within one genomic window of Trichomycterus rosablanca isolate fTriRos1 chromosome 7, fTriRos1.hap1, whole genome shotgun sequence:
- the tcf15 gene encoding transcription factor 15, protein MMAFAMLGQMATHLAYPEHAMMSEDEETRSESDGSSEQSYGCRSEKRRRTVRKPAVGGVVIVKQRNAANARERDRTQSVNTAFTALRTLIPTEPVDRKLSKIETLRLASSYISHLANVLLIGDGGEDAQPCFSAVCSAQGEPGAKQPRTICTFCLSNQRKGVKDGRDCLRMRGISALRMSRR, encoded by the exons ATGATGGCGTTTGCCATGCTGGGGCAGATGGCGACTCACCTGGCATACCCCGAACACGCCATGATGTCGGAGGACGAGGAGACCCGCAGTGAGAGTGATGGCAGCTCGGAGCAGAGTTACGGCTGCCGTTCGGAGAAGCGGAGGCGCACCGTGCGCAAACCCGCAGTCGGCGGCGTTGTTATCGTTAAACAGCGGAACGCAGCAAACGCACGGGAACGGGACCGCACACAGAGCGTCAATACTGCCTTCACTGCATTACGGACTCTCATCCCTACAGAACCTGTGGACAGAAAACTGTCCAAAATCGAGACCCTGCGCTTGGCCTCCAGCTACATCTCTCACCTGGCTAATGTGCTGCTGATAGGTGATGGTGGAGAGGACGCACAGCCGTGTTTCAGCGCAGTCTGCAGTGCGCAGGGAGAACCTGGTGCCAAACAACCCCGCACCATCTGCACCTTCTGCCTCAGTAACCAGAGAAAAGGG GTAAAGGATGGGAGAGACTGTCTCAGGATGCGGGGAATCAGTGCACTAAGAATGAGCCGTCGGTAG